The Thioclava sp. GXIMD2076 region CGCGGTGATGCGCACGGTGCCGGTCAGCGCCTCGGTGACCATCTTGGTGGTCAGGCCGGTGCCGAGTGTCATGGCGATCAGCGTGGCGATCACCACCCCGATGGCGGCGGATTCCGTGGGCGTGGCCCAGCCCGCATAGATCGAGCCGATCACCACCGTGAAGAGGATCGCGATCGGGATCAGCTCCAAGAGGCTCTTCCCCCGCTCGGCCCAGCTGAAGCTGCGCGACGGGCCGCCAAGCGAGGGTCTGATGGCGCAGATGATCGCGGTGACCACCACAAAGCCGAGCGCCATCAGCACACCGGGCACGAGACCGGCGGAGAAGAGCTGCGGGATTGAGGTCTCGGTCAGGAAGCCATAGACGATGAGGTTGATGGACGGCGGGATCAGGATGCCCAGCGTGCCGCCTGCGGCGATGGCGCCGGAGAAGAGCCGCGGGTCATAGTTCAGACGTTCGGCCTGCGGCATGGCCACGGTGGCCACGGTGGCGGCGGTGGCTACCGAGGAGCCGGAGGTGGCCGAGAACATGGTGGCGGTGGCGATATTGGCATGGACCAGCCCGCCCGGCAGCCATGACAGCCATTTGTCGAGCGCGCCATAGGTGCGGGCGGCGACGCCTCCGCGCACGAGGATCTCGCCCAGCAGAACGAAACAGGGAATGGCGATGAGGGTGGAGGAGGCCGAGGAGGACCAGACCACCTGACCCAGCCCGCGCAGGAGCGGGAAGGCAGAAAAGATCTCGCCCACGCCGATGCCAAGGATGAAGAGCACGATCCCTACGGGGATCGACAGGGCCATCAGCCCCAGAAGGGAAATTGCGACACTGCCGATCATAGGTCCGTCTCCGATCCAAGGCCTAAGGTGGCGTCAAAGCCCGCGCGGTTACGGTTCCACAGATAGGCGATGCCGATGAGCGAGAGCGCGGTCGTGGTCAGCGCGAACCACATCCAGCCCGCAAACCAGATGCCTTGCGGGATCCATAGGGGCGTCTCGAGGGGGGTATTGGCGCGCGAGCCGCGGCTGAGGGTCTTCTCGAGCACCGGCCAGCAATGGACCGCGATCAGCACAACCACACCATTGGTGACGATCTGCGCGAACAGGTCCATGGCGGCCTGTCCGCCACGGGCCAGTTTCTGGCGGATGAAATCGATGCGCACATGGGCGCGATCGACCAGAGCGCAGGCGAGACCCCAGCTGGACAGCGCTGCCATCACATAGCTCGAGATCTCGTCCGATCCGCCCAGCGAATGGCTCAGCTTGCGGGCGACCACATCGGCGAGGATGAATAGGACGGTGATCACCACAACCGCCCCCAAGACAAGCGCAACGATCCGGTTGGCGCGCCGGAGCGCGCCATCAATTTTGTCCAGCATGGGGAATGCTCCGATCAGCCGTCGATCTTGACGCCGAAGGTGGCGCCTACGCTGTCATTCCAGCGGGTGACCCATTCGCTGCCTGCGCGCGATGCCCAGTCGGGCAGCACGACATCGGTCAGGATCTTGAGCGCCTCGGCCTTATCCGCGTCGGAGGGCTCGACGAGGATCATATGCTGCGCCTCGCCCGATGTGCACTCGCCCTTGCCGGTCAGGCAGGCGATGTCGTTTTCCAGCCCCCCCTGTGCGGCCGCCCATGCCGGTGCTTCCAGACCTTCGGCCACAGCCGATTTCAGCGTGGTCTGCTGCTCGGCCGAGAGATCGTCGAACTTGTCTTTGTTCATGGCGATCACGACCGGATCCCAGCCACCGAGGGGCAGCGTCAGGAGGTGGTCGGAGACCTCGGCCCAGCCAGCCGAATAGCCCGAGCCCGCGCCGGTGACGGCGCAATCGATCACACCGCGCTCGAGCGAGCCCGGCACTTCGGAGAAGGCGATATTGATGCCTTCCGCACCAAGGGCCTCGAGGAATTTGGTGGTCATGCGGCCCGAGCCACGGACCTTCTTGCCCTTGAGATCGGCCAGCGAGTTGACCTCGCCCTTGCAGAAGACGACCTGCGGCGGATAGGGGGCGATGCCCAGCAGCTCGGCATCGAAACGCTGGTGCATGATATCGGCGACCATCGGGCGCGCGGCCTCGACCATCTTCTGCGCGTCGGCGGCATCGGTGGCCAGGAGCGGCACATCGAGCCCTTCGAGCTCGGGCGCATCCCCCACGGTATAATCGCCCACCGTCGCCCCGATATCGAAGACGCCATCGCCCAGCATGCGGAACACATCCGCGCCCTGGATGCCCATCTGATCGAAGCTCGTCAGCTGCGCATCGAACTCGCCCTTGGACAGCTCGGGCAGCTTGTCGGTCCAGAAGGGGGTCTCGAAATTCTTGTAGAGCGGCAGGTTGCTCCAGCTCCCGACGACATTGAGCGTTTCGGCAAATGTCGGGGAGGCCAGCAGGGTGGCCGCGATCAGGGTGGATGTTAGGGTTTTCATGGAGTGTCTCCTGTTGGGATATTCTTTATTTTGGTTGGTTGGTTGGTTGGTTGGTTGGTGGGGGGCTGTCAGGCCCCCGGGCGGGCATGGACCCCGCGCAGGCGGCGCTCGGCCTGCCCTGCGGGGATGTCGGTCACGAGCATGTAGCCCGGAGCATGGGTGATGGCGAAAGCGGGTTTTGCGGCAAGGATCGCGGCTTGCGGGGTCACGCCGCAGGCCCAGAAGACGGGGATGTCGCCCTCTTCGATCACCGGAGCATCGCCGTAATCGGGGGTCATGATATCGGAGATGCCGATCAGGGCCGGATCGCCAAGATGCACGGGTGCGCCATGGGCCAGCGGCAGGCTTGCGCAGATCTGCACCGCTTCGATGGCGGCAGCGGCGGGCATGGCGCGCATCGACACGACCACCGGGCCTTCGAAGGGGCCAGCGGGGCGCGTCGGGATATTGGTGCGGTACATCGGCACATTGCGACCCGCGCTCTGGTGGCGCACGGGCAGGCCCGCCTGCACCAGCGCGTCCTCGAAGCTGAACGAACAGCCGATGGCGAAGCTCACCAGATCGTCGCGCCACAGATCGGCGATGTCGGCAGGCTCCCCGACGAGCGCGCCATCATGCCAGACGCGGTAACGCGAGAGATCGTGGCGCAGGTCGATTCCGTTGCCGAGGCTGGGCAGGGAGGGGTCGCCCGGTGCGCCCACGGCCAGCAGCGGGATCGGTTGCGGATTGGCTTGGGCAAATCGCAGAAACGCAGCGGCCTCGGCCTCGGGCAGGATCACCAGATTGGCCTGTAGCGCATCCCCACCCACGCCGGAGGTGGGTCCGGTAAAACGTTGCGCACGGATTTCGGCGCGCAGAATGCGCGGATTTTGCAGATCGGTCATGATTTTTCCCTGTTGTTGACCCCAGTTTTGAACGCATAACTGATTTTATCAACGACGTTTATTTCTTCAGTTCCGATCTAATTATGAGATCAGTCTGCGGCCGCGACAGCCGCAAGCGTCACCTCTTTGCCAATTTTTCCGGCGCGTTCGGGCAGATGGCAGATCGCGAATTCGAGATCGGGGAGTTGGGCGTCTTCGGTGACACGAAGCTCACGGATGTCGGCATGCGGCCATGTCGCCACGATGTCATGGGGAAGCGTGCCGATGCCGAATCCCTGCCGCACAAGATGCAGGACTGTGGCCAGCGAGGCGGAGCCATGCACGGCGAGCGCCTCGTGCGCCCAAGGCGATAGAAGTTGAACGATGGCGCGATGGGGCAGCGTGGATTTCGGAAAGGAGACGATCGGCAAGCGCGCCAGATCGCGCAGGGTCGCGGGCTCGGGCAGGTCGAAATGTTGGCGCGAGACATACCAGCCGTGGCGGACCGGTGGCAGCGGAGTCAGGTCGGCCCCGCGCGGAGCCAGATCGCGCAAGAGGATGACGATATCAAGCTCGTCCGCCAGCAGCGCCTCGCTCATATGGTCTGATGTATCGATCGAGATCTCGAAGCGTAGAAGGGGGTGACGGCTGCGCAGCATGGTCAGCATGCGTGGCAGGATTGTGTGGGTCATCGTCTCGGCTACCCCAAGGCGCACCACCCCCGCCATGACACCCTGTGTCAGTTCGTTGAGGATGCGCTCCCGGCTTTCCAGAAGCGTCTCTGCCTCGTCGAGGAGCCTGCGCCCGACCGCGGTGAGCCGTACCCCACGTCCGGCTTTCTCGAAGATCGAGATCTTCAACCTGTCCTCGAGATGGTGGATGCGGCGCGAGATGGCCGATTGCGCGATCCCCGTCTGGTCGGATGCGGCACGGAACCCCCCATGGCGGGTGATCGCGCGGATCATTTCGATATCGCGAAACTCGAACATGGCAGGGCTCCGGTGGGTAGGGGGCAGTTGTCTGGATCCGCCCGAAACTAGAGCAGGCGCGGGCTCCGGTCCATCGGGATGATCGATTCTGCGCCACAGGGTCGCGCGGGGATGGCCGGCCGCTCCGGTTTGGCGGCTCCCGGATGTCTCTATGCCAAGCGTTTTAGTCAGGTTAAAATCCCTGACAGAATGTATCAACTATTTGTTTTTGTTGACTTATATCTTCTTTGGGGCTATCTTCCTCTCAATCACCGGCAAGAGGGCTATCCCGCCCGCCGATCTGTCGAGATCACACCCGAAAGGAAACAACATGACCAAGACCTGTTCCGACTGCGCCTTCTTCGAGGACCACAAGACCAACGCAGCGGCCGCCGCGGATGATGCGGGCCTGTGCCGCTTCAACCCGCCCGTTTCGCAGCCTGACGCTTCGGCCCATGGCTTGTGGCCGGTGGTGAAGACCGATGACTGGTGCGGCCATTTCGAGGCTGAATGAGCTTTTCGCTCTCGGATACCATGCAAAGAGGGCGCTCCACTGGAGCGCCCTCTTTTTTCTTGAAGACAATGATTAGGGGCCTCTTGCTTTTTCCGAGTATTTTTGTCAAGTTAATTTCCGAAGCAAGGAGATACCTATGTCCCAGACGCGAAACGCGCAGATCCAGCCTGACAGATCGGGCATCCTGACCACCGGCTTTCCCAAGAGCGCGCTTCTGCGCGTATTCCGGCTTCAGATGCAAAGCATTGATGTGCCAGCCAAACACGGCTGGATGCGCGCGCTTGCCTATGCGCAGCAGGTCTGGGGACGGCCGATAGGCGCACAGGTATTCTCTGAAATGGCTGTATTGATGGACCGCGTGATGACGGCCCGTCGCTCGCCCATGGGCTACGGTAACCCCGATTGCGAATGCTGCGCGAACCGGATCAACCCTCTGGAGGGTTATCTGCTCAATGTCATTGCGGCGCAGTGGGCGGGCAAACCCACACAGGCCGAAGGCTTCGCGCTCTTCCTCTCCGAGGCCAATGGCCCCGACCAACTCGTCAAAGCCGCCGCGCGGGTGGCGGGCCTTCTTCCCAAACCGCAGGCAAACTGAACCGAAGCCCCGAACGGGCCCCGACTGCGTTGTCACGGGCAACATGCAGCGATCCAAACGGTCGCGGGTGCCTTGCGAGGCGCGCAAGGCCTGCGTGGTCAGGTGGCTCTAGGCAGGCGGGGCGCATGGCCCCAAGATCACGGCGGGCCAATGGCGGGTGCCGTGGCAAAGGTCCGTGCGTATCGGTTCGATCGCGGCATTCTCAGGCCGGTTGGAGGTGTCAGCCGCCGAGAGCCGTGCGCAGAGGGGGTTCGTCGACATCTTTGCCCGAGAAGATGCGCCAGGCATCGACGCCTTGATAGAAGAAGAGCTCCCAGCCCGAAATCCGGACCAGTCCGAGAGCTTCCGCACTTTGCATGAACTCGGTCTCACGCGGAGTATAGACGGCATCGAAGGCCCACTGCGCGCCTTCCATCGCTGCGCGCGCCAAAGGCGTGCCGCCGCGACCCGACATGCCCAGCGGAGTGCAGTTGATCAGCCCCTCTGCGCCGCTTGCGGCAGAGGCTGCATCGTCCTCCACGCGGATCTCCGTGTCGGGGCGGGTGCTGCGCAGAACGCGGGCAAGCGCCTCGGCCTTGGCGCGGTCGCGATCAACCAGCCGGATCTCGGGCGCACCGAGCGCCAGCAATCCGAAGGCCACGGCCCGACCCACGCCGCCAGTGCCGACCATCAGCACAGGACCGGGTGCGGCCTCGCCGCGGATGGTGCGGTAGGCGCGGATGAAACCGGTATAATCGGTGTTGAAACCGCGCGGCCCGTCACTGTCGAAACGCACCGTGTTACAGGCGCCCATTGCCTGCACCAGCGGGTCCTCGATGGTCAGTTGTGGAACCACCAATTCCTTGTAGGGATAGGTGATATTGGTGCCGCGATAGCCCAGAGCGGGGAGGGATGCGAAAATCTCGTCCCAGCTCCGGCCCATCTCCTGTGGAACGAGCAGGTCATAGCGCACCTCGATCCCTGCCTGCGCGCCCGCGAACCTATGCAGCTTGGGCGAGGAGGAGGCCGCAATATGATCGCCAATCAGCCCCAGAAGTAGTGTGGTGCTCATGCTTTGCCTTTCTTCCGCAGCTTGGTCCAGATCGGCGTCTGGCTCAGGAATATGACGATAACGGCGACAAACAGCGTCAGCGAGAGCGGGCTTGTCAGAATGCCCATGAAGAACTGGCCCAGATCCTCGCGTTCCGAGATGATCGCGCGGCGCCAGTTGTCGTCCAGTAGACGCGACAGGATCACACCGAGGATCACCGGACCCAACGGATAACCGTAATGGCGCATGAAATAGCCCACGATCCCGAAGCCCAGCATCCAGTAGACATCGGTCACCGAGTTGTTCACCGCATAGGCCCCCACGATCGACAGCAGCAGGATCAGCGGTATCAGCACCGAGCGCGGCATCTCGACGATCTTGGTGAAGATCCTGATCCCCGTCAGGCCGAAGAGCAACATGAAGAAATTGGCCGTGACCAGAGCGCCAACGATGAACCAGAACATATCGGGCTGTTCGACCATCAGCATCGGGCCGGGATTGAGACCATGGATGAAGAGCGCCCCGATCATGATCGCGGTCACCGCATCGCCCGGAATGCCCAGCGTCATCATCGGGATGAAGGCCCCGCCCACGGCGGCGTTATTGGCGGTCTCGGGGGCGACAAGCCCCTCGATGGCGCCTTGGCCGAAGGGACGGGAGGGTTTCTTGGTGACGCGTTTGGCGTGGTCATAGGCCATGAGCGCCGCAATATCGCCGCCGGTGCCCGGAAGTGCGCCGATCAACACGCCGATGGTGGAGGTCTGCAGGCTGAGCGGCAGATGCTTGCGGATGGTGCCGAAGGAGGGCACGATGCGCGAGAGCGTCTGGCGCATGGCTTTGCTATCGACATGGTGGAGCTGCATCAGCGCCTCGGACACGCCGAACATCCCGATCATCACCGGAATGAAGGAGATCCCGTCGGTCAGCAGCGGAATGTCGAAGGTGAAGCGCTCGTCGAAGGTCAGCGGGTCCATGCCCACCGCGCCGATCGCGATGCCGAAGGCACCGGCAAAGATCCCCTTGATGAGCGAGCCTTGAGAGAGCGAGCCCACTAGCAGGATGCCCAGAACAGCCAGCAGCATATAGTCGCGCGGCTGGAAAGTCAGCGCGAATTTCGACACCGAGGGCGCCAGAAGGGCCAGCACGGCAATGCCCACGAAGCCGCCGAAGAAAGACATGACAGTGGTGATGCCGATGGCCTCGCCCGCCTCACCGCGCTGCGCCATCGGGTAGCCATCCATCGCGGTGGCAATGGCCGAGGGTGCACCGGGGATG contains the following coding sequences:
- a CDS encoding TRAP transporter large permease; amino-acid sequence: MIGSVAISLLGLMALSIPVGIVLFILGIGVGEIFSAFPLLRGLGQVVWSSSASSTLIAIPCFVLLGEILVRGGVAARTYGALDKWLSWLPGGLVHANIATATMFSATSGSSVATAATVATVAMPQAERLNYDPRLFSGAIAAGGTLGILIPPSINLIVYGFLTETSIPQLFSAGLVPGVLMALGFVVVTAIICAIRPSLGGPSRSFSWAERGKSLLELIPIAILFTVVIGSIYAGWATPTESAAIGVVIATLIAMTLGTGLTTKMVTEALTGTVRITAMIMLVITGAYFLNFAMTSAGLGRALTDLLSNTGLSPFGTLLLVIALYLVLGFFIETLSLMVATIPIIVPVIAGLGYDKVWFGVLMIVLIEMALITPPVGLNLFVVQSARKSGSLNQVIMGVIPYVCVMLVMIALLVAVPQLALWLPSLL
- a CDS encoding TRAP transporter small permease — encoded protein: MLDKIDGALRRANRIVALVLGAVVVITVLFILADVVARKLSHSLGGSDEISSYVMAALSSWGLACALVDRAHVRIDFIRQKLARGGQAAMDLFAQIVTNGVVVLIAVHCWPVLEKTLSRGSRANTPLETPLWIPQGIWFAGWMWFALTTTALSLIGIAYLWNRNRAGFDATLGLGSETDL
- a CDS encoding TRAP transporter substrate-binding protein — protein: MKTLTSTLIAATLLASPTFAETLNVVGSWSNLPLYKNFETPFWTDKLPELSKGEFDAQLTSFDQMGIQGADVFRMLGDGVFDIGATVGDYTVGDAPELEGLDVPLLATDAADAQKMVEAARPMVADIMHQRFDAELLGIAPYPPQVVFCKGEVNSLADLKGKKVRGSGRMTTKFLEALGAEGINIAFSEVPGSLERGVIDCAVTGAGSGYSAGWAEVSDHLLTLPLGGWDPVVIAMNKDKFDDLSAEQQTTLKSAVAEGLEAPAWAAAQGGLENDIACLTGKGECTSGEAQHMILVEPSDADKAEALKILTDVVLPDWASRAGSEWVTRWNDSVGATFGVKIDG
- a CDS encoding putative hydro-lyase translates to MTDLQNPRILRAEIRAQRFTGPTSGVGGDALQANLVILPEAEAAAFLRFAQANPQPIPLLAVGAPGDPSLPSLGNGIDLRHDLSRYRVWHDGALVGEPADIADLWRDDLVSFAIGCSFSFEDALVQAGLPVRHQSAGRNVPMYRTNIPTRPAGPFEGPVVVSMRAMPAAAAIEAVQICASLPLAHGAPVHLGDPALIGISDIMTPDYGDAPVIEEGDIPVFWACGVTPQAAILAAKPAFAITHAPGYMLVTDIPAGQAERRLRGVHARPGA
- a CDS encoding LysR family transcriptional regulator; protein product: MFEFRDIEMIRAITRHGGFRAASDQTGIAQSAISRRIHHLEDRLKISIFEKAGRGVRLTAVGRRLLDEAETLLESRERILNELTQGVMAGVVRLGVAETMTHTILPRMLTMLRSRHPLLRFEISIDTSDHMSEALLADELDIVILLRDLAPRGADLTPLPPVRHGWYVSRQHFDLPEPATLRDLARLPIVSFPKSTLPHRAIVQLLSPWAHEALAVHGSASLATVLHLVRQGFGIGTLPHDIVATWPHADIRELRVTEDAQLPDLEFAICHLPERAGKIGKEVTLAAVAAAD
- a CDS encoding shikimate dehydrogenase, producing MSTTLLLGLIGDHIAASSSPKLHRFAGAQAGIEVRYDLLVPQEMGRSWDEIFASLPALGYRGTNITYPYKELVVPQLTIEDPLVQAMGACNTVRFDSDGPRGFNTDYTGFIRAYRTIRGEAAPGPVLMVGTGGVGRAVAFGLLALGAPEIRLVDRDRAKAEALARVLRSTRPDTEIRVEDDAASAASGAEGLINCTPLGMSGRGGTPLARAAMEGAQWAFDAVYTPRETEFMQSAEALGLVRISGWELFFYQGVDAWRIFSGKDVDEPPLRTALGG
- a CDS encoding tripartite tricarboxylate transporter permease, whose translation is METLMAFLTVFTQPELLLLVGVGTFAGVYIGAIPGLSVTMAVSILISFTFSWDVLPAISLMIGIYMGGVYGGSRTAILLNIPGAPSAIATAMDGYPMAQRGEAGEAIGITTVMSFFGGFVGIAVLALLAPSVSKFALTFQPRDYMLLAVLGILLVGSLSQGSLIKGIFAGAFGIAIGAVGMDPLTFDERFTFDIPLLTDGISFIPVMIGMFGVSEALMQLHHVDSKAMRQTLSRIVPSFGTIRKHLPLSLQTSTIGVLIGALPGTGGDIAALMAYDHAKRVTKKPSRPFGQGAIEGLVAPETANNAAVGGAFIPMMTLGIPGDAVTAIMIGALFIHGLNPGPMLMVEQPDMFWFIVGALVTANFFMLLFGLTGIRIFTKIVEMPRSVLIPLILLLSIVGAYAVNNSVTDVYWMLGFGIVGYFMRHYGYPLGPVILGVILSRLLDDNWRRAIISEREDLGQFFMGILTSPLSLTLFVAVIVIFLSQTPIWTKLRKKGKA